A genomic stretch from Papio anubis isolate 15944 chromosome 18, Panubis1.0, whole genome shotgun sequence includes:
- the LOC101022098 gene encoding ubiquitin-conjugating enzyme E2 N-like: MAGLPHRFIKETQRLLAEPVPGIKTEPDESNARYFHVVTADPQGSPFEGGTFKLELFLPEEYPMAAPKVCFMTKIYHPNVDKLGRICLDILKDKCYPALQIRTVLLPIQALLSAPNPDDPLANDVVEQ; the protein is encoded by the coding sequence ATGGCCGGGCTGCCCCACAGGTTCATCAAGGAAACCCAGCGTTTGCTGGCAGAACCAGTTCCTGGCATCAAAACAGAACCAGATGAGAGCAACGCCCGTTATTTTCATGTGGTCACTGCTGACCCTCAAGGTTCCCCCTTTGAGGGAGGGACTTTTAAACTTGAACTATTCCTTCCTGAAGAATACCCAATGGCAGCCCCTAAAGTATGTTTCATGACCAAAATTTATCATCCTAATGTAGACAAGTTGGGAAGAATATGTTTAGATATTTTGAAAGATAAGTGTTACCCAGCACTGCAGATCCGCACAGTTCTGCTACCGATCCAGGCCTTGTTAAGTGCTCCCAATCCAGATGATCCATTAGCAAATGATGTAGTGGAGCAATGA